In the Limanda limanda chromosome 1, fLimLim1.1, whole genome shotgun sequence genome, one interval contains:
- the LOC133017936 gene encoding bile salt-activated lipase-like gives MEKVKILLAVVLSLGMASAASLGVVQTEGGSVQGRNIPLRLFHSVDVFKGIPFAAQPGTFEKPKPHPGWDGILKATKFAKRCLQISMLQISSFGSEDCLHLNIWVPQGRQVSSNLPVMIWFYGGGFIVGGSMGANFLNNYLYSGQEIADKGDVIVVSVGYRVGTLGFLSTGDSNLPGNYGLWDQHAAIAWVHRNIRSFGGDPGNVTIFGESAGGASVNFQMLSPHNKGLFNRAISQSGVAFCPWALSRNPRKVAVEVAAKVGCPTDDRMVDCLKSTDAATLCMASPRIVPGSPDHPTVKNLLLSPVFDGDFLPDQPSNLFQNAADIDFLVGVNNMDGHLFTSKDIPSFGDKNQDTSVEDVRRLLAAYTKDKGQAGLEVAFTEYSSNWGSEPSQETIKRTAVDIGTDYIFLAPIQTAIHLHTANTRSGRTFSYLLSEPSLMAGPGKPYHDWTGSDHADDLQYVFGKPFTTPSAYGDRHRDLSGYMISYWTNFARTGNPNKGNLVVPVIWPECTSNGYQFLDINAKMNESSTGQEMRSRFVRLWVSTLPGLPSHHNTDAL, from the exons ATGGAGAAAGTGAAGATCTTGTTGGCAGTTGTTCTGTCCCTGGGAATggcctctgcagcctct ctgGGGGTGGTGCAGACAGAAGGCGGCAGCGTTCAGGGACGAAATATTCCGCTCCGTCTTTTCCACTCTGTGGACGTTTTCAAGGGAATTCCCTTTGCTGCGCAACCTGGAACCTTTGAGAAACCCAAACCTCACCCTGGCTGGGACG GCATACTAAAGGCAACTAAGTTTGCAAAACGATGTCTCCAGATCAGCATGCTCCAGATCTCAAGTTTCGGTAGTGAGGACTGCCTGCACCTCAACATCTGGGTTCCTCAAGGCCGACAGG TGTCCTCCAACCTCCCAGTGATGATTTGGTTCTACGGAGGCGGCTTCATTGTCGGTGGCTCAATGGGGGCGAACTTTCTGAACAATTATCTGTACAGTGGTCAGGAAATTGCAGACAAGGGGGATGTTATTGTGGTGTCGGTGGGATACCGTGTAGGAACTCTGGGCTTCCTCAGCACAGGGGACTCCAATTTACCTG GGAACTACGGTCTGTGGGACCAGCATGCCGCCATCGCCTGGGTGCACAGGAACATCCGCTCGTTTGGAGGAGACCCCGGCAACGTCACCATCTTCGGAGAGTCTGCAGGTGGCGCCAGTGTTAACTTCCAG ATGCTCTCCCCCCACAACAAAGGGCTGTTCAACAGAGCCATCTCCCAGAGTGGAGTTGCCTTCTGCCCCTGGGCTTTAAGCAGGAACCCACGAAAGGTCGCCGTGGAG GttgctgcaaaggtcggatgccCCACTGACGACAGGATGGTGGACTGTCTGAAATCGACTGATGCTGCGACTCTCTGCATGGCTTCTCCTCGCATCGTACCGGGCTCCCCAGACC ATCCCACTGTGAAGAACCTGCTTCTGTCTCCGGTTTTCGATGGCGACTTCCTCCCTGATCAGCCCAGCAACCTCTTCCAGAATGCCGCCGATATAGACTTCCTTGTTGGGGTTAATAACATGGACGGTCACCTCTTCACCTCAAAAGACATTCCCTCCTTTGGCGACAAGAATCAAGACACTTCTGT agaaGACGTAAGGCGTCTCCTTGCTGCTTATACCAAAGACAAGGGCCAAGCAGGTTTGGAAGTCGCCTTCACTGAATATTCCTCCAACTGGGGGTCAGAACCCAGTCAGGAGACCATCAAGAGAACTGCAGTGGACATCGGGACTGATTACATCTTCCTCGCTCCCATTCAGACCGCCATTCACCTGCACACTGCAAACACCAG GTCTGGCCGCACCTTTTCCTACCTGCTCTCTGAGCCCAGTTTAATGGCCGGGCCAGGCAAACCCTACCATGACTGGACGGGAAGCGACCACGCGGACGACCTCCAGTACGTGTTCGGCAAACCCTTCACCACACCGAGCGCTTacggagacagacacagagacctGTCTGGCTACATGATCTCATACTGGACCAACTTTGCCAGAACTGG AAACCCCAACAAAGGAAACCTGGTGGTGCCTGTGATCTGGCCTGAATGTACCAGTAATGGATACCAGTTCCTGGACATCAACGCTAAAATGAACGAGAGCTCCACTGGACAGGAAATGAGGTCACGCTTTGTCCGCCTGTGGGTCAGCACCCTGCCCGGCCTTCCATCGCATCACAACACAGATGCTCTGTGA
- the zgc:92275 gene encoding cholesterol 7-desaturase nvd: MWRFEGLLDAQARAVVLCIIAGLSLYALWRLYRLLFCPLVLLRALEDVGYVAEDGRSKARAANEVRRRRKIGDLPPVYPNGWYRVLDACLLKRGQVRNVTVLGEQVAVFRGQDGKAYVLDAYCPHLGANLAVGGQVVGNCIECPFHGWQFSGNDGKCVKVPYAKKVPDFAKVRSWPSCEVNGHIMVWFHCDGEDPQWTVPEKQEITKGEWVYRGRSEHFINAHIQEIPENAGDFAHLNHLHTPGIISGNDVHHTNNKILKFFQHEWKATWDPQPEPNKHCAKMYLKHSLILFGHHCPLGDIRVVASQVGPGLVFLDFEQLLIGRGTIIQCVTPVEPMLHCVTHTIYYQWNVLPLIPKIILAGESVQFERDVMIWNNKKYVSKPLIVKEDSTIQRHRRWFNQFYSENSPRLEYQSNTFDF; the protein is encoded by the exons ATGTGGAGGTTCGAGGGGCTGCTGGATGCTCAGGCCCGGGCTGTGGTCCTCTGCATCATCGCCGGGCTCTCCCTCTACGCCTTGTGGCGGCTCTACCGGCTGCTCTTCTGCCCCCTGGTGCTGCTCAGGGCCCTGGAGGATGTGGGATACGTCGCCGAGGACGGACGCTCCAAAGCCCGGGCGGCGAACGAGGTGCGTCGCAGGAGGAAGATCGGTGACCTGCCTCCGGTTTATCCGAACGGGTGGTACCGAGTCCTGGACGCGTGCCTGCTGAAGAGGGGCCAGGTCAGAAACGTCACGGTTCTAG GTGAGCAGGTGGCAGTGTTTCGAGGCCAGGACGGGAAGGCCTACGTGTTGGACGCCTACTGCCCTCACCTGGGGGCCAACCTGGCTGTGGGAGGACAGGTGGTGGGAAACTGCATAGAGTGCCCATTTCACGGGTGGCAGTTTTCTGGGAATGATGGGAAGTGTGTGAAGGTCCCCTACGCGAAGAAAG TGCCGGATTTTGCGAAGGTGCGTAGCTGGCCCAGCTGTGAGGTCAACGGCCACATCATGGTTTGGTTTCACTGTGACGGAGAGGACCCTCAGTGGACTGTCCCAGAGAAGCAAGAGATCACAAAGGGAGAATGGGTCTACCGGGGTCGAAGCGAGCACTTCATCAACGCTCACATACAG GAGATTCCGGAAAACGCAGGCGACTTTGCTCACCTCAATCATCTGCACACCCCGGGCATCATCAGCGGCAACGATGTGCACCACACCAACAACAAAATCTTAAAATTTTTCCAACACGAGTGGAAG GCTACCTGGGATCCACAGCCAGAGCCAAACAAGCACTGTGCTAAGATGTACCTGAAACACAGTTTGATTCTGTTTGGACaccactgccccctgggggataTTCGTGTTGTGGCCTCACAG GTTGGTCCCGGACTCGTGTTTCTAGATTTTGAGCAACTTTTGATTGGCCGGGGTACGATCATACAATGTGTGACACCAGTGGAGCCTATGCTGCATTGTGTCACTCACACCATCTATTACCAGTGGAATGTTCTACCTCTGATCCCCAAAATCATCCTGGCAGGAGAGAGTGTTCAG tTTGAGCGAGATGTGATGATCTGGAACAATAAGAAGTATGTCTCCAAGCCTCTGATTGTGAAGGAAGACTCGACCATCCAGAGGCACAGGCGCTGGTTCAATCAGTTCTACAGCGAGAACAGCCCGCGGCTGGAATACCAGAGCAACACTTTCGATTTTTGA